TGCTGGCGGGTGTCACCCTCATCGACCCCACAAGCATCACCATTGATGAAACAGTGGAATTGCAGCCAGATGTAATTATTGAACCCCAAACTCACCTGCGGGGAAATACGGTAATCCAAGCAGGAAGTCACATTGGNGCGGGGAGTTTAATTGAAAATAGTCAATTAAGTGAAAATGTCACAGTGCAATATTCAGTAGTCATAAATAGCACCGTGCAGGCCGGAAGCCGAATTGGGCCTTATACTCATTTGCGCGGTCAAGTACAGGTGGGTGCTGGTTGCCGTGTGGGGAATTTTGTGGAATTGAAAAATACGCAATTAGGCGATCGCACCAATGCAGCACATTTGTCATACATAGGCGATACTGTTGTCGGCAATCAGGTGAATATTGGTGCTGGTACAATTACTGCCAACTATGACGGCGTGAAGAAACATCGCACCAAAATAGGCGATCGCACAAAAACTGGTGCCAATACCGTTTTAGTGGCTCCACTCACTTTGGGAGATGATGTCTATATCGCAGCTGGTTCTACTGTGACAGAAGATGTGCCTGATGATTCTCTGGTAATTGCCCGTAGTCGTCAGGTGGTGAAACCAGCTTGGCGAAGGAAAAATGTTGAAAATGAAACCACAGATCAACATAAATAATTCATCGGTGTTAATCGCGGTTGATCTGTGGTTTATAGTCTAAAGTCACGATTTTTGCCAGATATCTAATCTAGTTAGATTAGTAATATAGCCAAAATCTCAACACATAACATACATGGAAGAACTGCTAGAACTTAGGCAATTTCTAGAACAAGGCAAAATCCATGAGGCGCTACTGTTGGTGGATGAGTTAGAAGAAATGAGCCTCAGTGACAAAATCAATAAAATTGATAGTTATGGTGTGATTCTGCTCATCCATTTAATTAAACAAATGGCCGAAAAACGTTCTACTCGCTCTTGGGATGTTTCAATAGAAAATACAGTGCGGGAAATCAACAAAATAAACAAGCGCCGCAAATCTGGTGGCTTTTACTTGAATCAAGCAGAATTACTCGATATTCTGCAACAAGGATATCAAGTGGCACTGAAACGAGCGGCGCTAGAAACTTTTGAAGGGCGTTATGAAGCCAAAGAATTAGCTGCAATGGTTGACCAGCAAGAAACTTTAGCCGAAGCACTGAAACTGATTCAACAATAGCCGATCAATTCACTATCATTCCATTCCAAGGTGTCACCAACTTTTTCCCCGTCATGGTAGGCGGCGAGTAAGATTTCGCTAGTTTTCCCCCAAGCGATCGCTCCACTAGCATCTAAGGCGATCGCTCCCAAATCGCGTTTGTTCTCGTGGGCTTCCCCAAAGGATCGCTGCATTGCCTCCTTCAGTGACATCCCATCAGTGACACGCACTACAATCCGTGCAGCTAAACACTCATCGATGATATCTTCGCCAATGCCAGTACAGCTAACACCAGCATTACTAGTCGCATAATTACCTGCTGGCATCGCCGAATCACTTACCCGGCCAATCCGCTCAAATCCCTTACCACCAGTAGAAGTGCCAGCAGCTAGCTTACCAGATGCATCTAAAGCTACTACACCGATGGTACCGCGTCCGGCATTGCTGGTTTCTAGTAGTTCGGGTTCTGCTACCACGCCAGCCATTGTGCTTTTAAAATTATCCTGGCGCTCTTGTATCCACTCTTGTAATCGCAAATCAGTTAAGGCGTTGTAGCTGGGAATTTGCATTTCCCGCGCCAACTCAGCCGAACCGAAATCTGATAGCACTCGGTCTGGCGAGCTTTGTAAAAATTGCGCTAAATCAATCGGATTTTTCACCCGCGAGATATTAATCACACCACTAAATCGTCCTGATGCACCATCCATCAGGGAAGCACTCATACGGATTTGTCCATCGGATTGCAATACTGAACCAGTACCAGCATTAAAACGGGGGTTGTCTTCGAGCATTAGGCAACCCTGCACCACTGCCTCAGAGGCAGTTGCTCCTGACAATAGCAGAGAATAAACTTCTTCTATTACTGTATGGAGCGATCGGCGCACCGCCTCTAATCCGCCTTTACCGTGGAGAGAACTACCAGCCCCTCCATGAATAATTAATTTAGGTTGCACCTGTAACTCCATTAATCTCTTGCGCTATTTGCGTCTGTATCGCGGTTGGTTTCATTTTGAGCTTCAGAACGGCGACGACGACAACGTTCTGAACAATATTTCACATCGTCCCAACAATCTTGCCACTTTTTACGCCATGTGAAAGGACGTTGACATACCGGACAGATTTTTGTGGGTAGGTCAGATTTAGAACGAACACGTCCCATATAAATACTGTGTAGATGAGAATTTAATCTCTGAGGGAGATGGAAGATAATTATAACCAGTTTGCTACGAAGGCAGGATAAATTCGACGAACAAATATATTGTCAATCTATCCTTAGACTTACTTACAATATTTTTTCTAAAAAGAGAGAGGCTTTGAATCTTACTATCCTTCTCTTTTAGGGACTTGAAAAAAATAAAAGGTTATGTAGATACCCCTAACCCGTCAGGAGTGTTTCATTTCCTAAAAGGTGCTGATTTACAAGCGCTTCAAGCAAAAAAATCAGGTGAATAAAAAATCTGATTGCACAAGAAAATGGTGATGCCTACGTCAAGGCTTTGGCAACCCACTGAAATTGACTCTTTAAGATAGTAATTTTTCGATTACTAACTTCACCAAATTTATTGCCTATGCTGTTGGCAATATTCCTAATAGATCGAATTAAATAGCCCTGGAAGTTAGGGAATGTAAAAGTGCCTAAAGCCATAGTGAAACACTTTTCAAACAATATCTAAATACTAGAAAGTGTCAGTAACTTGATAATACACAGCAAGACACTTTTCAAACAATATCTAAATACTAGAAAGTGTCAGTAACTTGACAATACACAGCAAGATACTTTTTAAACAATATCTAAATATTAGAAAGTGTCAGTAACTTGATAATAGAATGTTTTTTACTTGTTGAAAGAAAATTTACGTAAAACTACTATTCATCGAATTCTAATAGTGCTATTCTTTGTATGCTGCTAAAAAACAAGTTGTAGTGGCACGACAACAAACAAGTTTACCTTACTAGCTCTTAGGAAAGAAAATCATGATTATCAACGATCTTTCTCATGTAGAAACCGTTCTTGAAAATGAGAATGTTCAAGGTGGAATAGCTTTTGCAGATGCTAATTCAAAAGCATTCGCTTTTGGTAAAAACATCGCTATCACCAGCATTGCCACTAGCACCATTGCTGTCTCTAAGAAATTCAGCCTATCTGCTAGTGTCGGTTCATCTAGTTCTTCTGCCGGCTAAATATGCCTTAGCACTACAATGTGCTACAGTGCATTTTAGATAGAAAAATTGCTGAAAGTTTTGATAACTTTCAGCAATACATTTGTTTTTCAAAGAGAGCTTTTTTATGGAACGATTAAGAATTTCCGATCTCAGTTTTTGTGAAGATGAAGTTTCCGATCTTAGTCAAGTACAAGGGGGATTTGCATCTGCTTACGCACGTGGTTATTCTACTGCTAAGAAGAGCAGTTATAAAATAGACAAATCCGGTATTTCAGCTGAGATTTCAGGTGCTATTGGTGCCGGTATTGCTGCCGCTATTACTGATGGTGATAAGGTTATTGCATCTGTCGATACATCGGCAAAAGTTTAATAAAGCTGGCATAACCAAATTGTAGGAAGCTTTTATGGACATAGCCCATAAAAGTTTGTTAGGAATATTTTTATACCTCTATCTGATACCACATATATGTAGTATAAGACAGTAGGTAAAAGTGACACTTCGGCGTTGCTAAATGACTATGCTTGTTTTTGAGTTCAAAGCTGATGAAAAGTCAGCCCAGATAACAGCAGTAGATAATGCAATTCTGACTGTAAAACTCATTCAAAATAGCTGTATTTGGCTATGGATGAATATTAAAAATACAGCTAAAAAAGATTTGCATAAATTATGGAATTGATTGTGCTGTATTTGCAGCTAACTTTTCTTTTGCTAATGAACTTAACTCAATGGCAAGACTTACCAGTTGAGAACAAGCATAGTCTTCTATCTCTTGGTTTTATGACAACCGTAAAAGGGGTACTGCGGGTTTAAAACGATATCCACAGTTCCAAAAATATTGTCGCCCTGTTGATTACAAAAAATCAGGGTACAAACTTGTGGATGATCGAAAATCTATAACTTTTAACAAGAAAAAAGCATTGGGCGATTAAATTAAGAAAGTGTTAATGACTCACACTATCCACTAGAATACACGTTTGTAAGTGTGGCTGTGTAATGGGTAGGGACGAAAACGCAGCAATAAAGTGCGATTCATTCAGTCGAAACCAAATAATTGGTGGATTACTGGCCTCTACAGGGTAATCCATGAGGATTGAGTTCGCAGTTTCATCCCTTCTAGATGACAACTTCATTTTTATCGCTATTTATTTGCATTTTTTTAATGCTTGTCTGTCAGGGTGCAAAATCACAAAATTATCTGCATACCTACTGACTTGGGGTTTCCATAAATGTCATTTCTCAGACCTGAACTTTTCTTAGTGCAAACATACTAAACAGACCTTAAATCTTTATTAACCAACAACGCAGATGAAGAAGCTCTTTTTCGCTTGCGTATTGAGATAGCACCAAACATAGTGCAACTAAACAGCGAACCTAGAATTGTTGAGGGTTCTGGGACAGTATAGACGCTCACCTGATTACTTTTAGATTCTATTAAGGTTAAACGAGTTAACTTATCGAAAGTACGGGAATATTTACCCTTAAAGCTAGTCAAAGCATATTCCTGTGTTCCGCCAAAAGATTTATCAATAGTAGTCTGATTTGAATCAAGAGTTATGTTACTACTCGGTTCAAATACAAAAGCATCATTGTTACCTATTGTTGATAAATTTCCAGAAATCTTGAAATAGTCTAAAAGATTACCAGTATCGCTGTCGTATAACTGATATAAAAACTCTCCACTAGCATTTGCACGTTCAGTCACGGCATCATCAATGGATGTTTTCAGGTTAAATAAGCCACTGAAATCAAAAGAAAACTCTTTGTCAACTATGAAATCATAACCGATAATCCCAGCAAAGCTTTCCGCCGACCCTGTATAGCCATCACCCTGACCTTGAGCTTGGCTGAAGGACAAATTCGAGGCAGAGTTGTTTGCATCGATATTAAACTTAGCCTCAGCGTTAGCATCAGCAGTTACTTGACCACCTGTGCTAATTGCTGTGGTTACATTATCAGTCAAAGTCCTAACATCTGAAGGGCTAGTACTAAAGTTGTTGATGTTGAATTTGGACTCAGAATATGCAATGGTAGCAGCTTGGCTTGGTAAGGTTGCCAATATCGAAGTAGCGATCGCTGGAGTAGCCAATGCAAAAAAACGCTTTACAATTTCAGTGTAGCTTTTCATACAAATTTTTGTTTTTGTTTAGGATGTTAAGATTGCAAATTTGTCATGCTTATCTACTGCCTTACTGATAAGTAAGAACAAGTTATAGGCAAGGAGGATGGTCAGCCTGAGAACTTTTCAAGCTATATTGGTCTTATGTAGAAGAAATCTTCTATTTAAGGACTAATTTTTATTTACCATTGACACACTTTTCTATAAGTAATAACCGCGTAAGTAATTTAGTTATTAAGTTAAGTATGCGTTTAATTGGTTACATATTTATACTAATCGTACATCCACTAGTTTCTTGTAAAGCTAGAGTAAAAAAGAGCGTTTTTTAATTGGAATTTACGTAAGGATTCCGTAGGGAAAAGTTCACAAATTCAGTAGAGAAAAGTTTACATAAGTGATGTTGCTGCCAAAGCATCCTTTGATGAGCAAGCAAGTCACTGTATAGCAGGAGGCAGGAGTTCTAATACCAATTCTCTAAAATGAGGCAACACATTCAAACCCCGAAAGCCAGGCCATATCTGACTTTCTTAATTACGAATTACGTTAGCGTAGCGGTAGCGAGTCCACGTACTCTTTCAGAGAAGCAAGCTACGCTTTTAGCGTCTCGTAGAGAGCGTCATTACGAATTGGTATTAAGAATCATGAATAGCTAACGGCAACAACAAGCGACTAACTACCCGATTATCTGGTAACTGATAGAAATTCAACTCTCCTCCTAGTTCTTGCATGAGGTTTTGGCAGATCACCAGATGTAAAGCTGGTGGTTGGTCGAGCTTGGAAGGAGCAAGCACATCTTTAGGTGTATTATCATGTAGTTCCGTGAGTAGCTGTGGTTCGATGACACCGTTATACGTGATTGATAGTTCTAGCGATGTCTGATGTTCAGCCGCTCCAGTTGTAGAAGAAGAATATTTTATATCTAAGGGTTTTGACGCATCTAAACGGCGACACCAAATATCAATTCTGCTACCGGTTTGAGAA
This portion of the Nostoc sp. GT001 genome encodes:
- a CDS encoding DUF29 family protein gives rise to the protein MEELLELRQFLEQGKIHEALLLVDELEEMSLSDKINKIDSYGVILLIHLIKQMAEKRSTRSWDVSIENTVREINKINKRRKSGGFYLNQAELLDILQQGYQVALKRAALETFEGRYEAKELAAMVDQQETLAEALKLIQQ
- a CDS encoding isoaspartyl peptidase/L-asparaginase — translated: MELQVQPKLIIHGGAGSSLHGKGGLEAVRRSLHTVIEEVYSLLLSGATASEAVVQGCLMLEDNPRFNAGTGSVLQSDGQIRMSASLMDGASGRFSGVINISRVKNPIDLAQFLQSSPDRVLSDFGSAELAREMQIPSYNALTDLRLQEWIQERQDNFKSTMAGVVAEPELLETSNAGRGTIGVVALDASGKLAAGTSTGGKGFERIGRVSDSAMPAGNYATSNAGVSCTGIGEDIIDECLAARIVVRVTDGMSLKEAMQRSFGEAHENKRDLGAIALDASGAIAWGKTSEILLAAYHDGEKVGDTLEWNDSELIGYC
- a CDS encoding DUF2256 domain-containing protein gives rise to the protein MGRVRSKSDLPTKICPVCQRPFTWRKKWQDCWDDVKYCSERCRRRRSEAQNETNRDTDANSARD
- a CDS encoding PEP-CTERM sorting domain-containing protein, translating into MKSYTEIVKRFFALATPAIATSILATLPSQAATIAYSESKFNINNFSTSPSDVRTLTDNVTTAISTGGQVTADANAEAKFNIDANNSASNLSFSQAQGQGDGYTGSAESFAGIIGYDFIVDKEFSFDFSGLFNLKTSIDDAVTERANASGEFLYQLYDSDTGNLLDYFKISGNLSTIGNNDAFVFEPSSNITLDSNQTTIDKSFGGTQEYALTSFKGKYSRTFDKLTRLTLIESKSNQVSVYTVPEPSTILGSLFSCTMFGAISIRKRKRASSSALLVNKDLRSV